The following DNA comes from bacterium.
ACTAACTCCGCGCATTTTAAATATATGTGTATTTTTTTGCAAGAAAAATTCATAGTAAAATTCTAAGATTTCTTGTAATATTCTCAGATTCCTTTGCATTTATCCACATCGGAAAAATTTTTCTCTGTAGGGACGACTTATAGTTCCCCCCCCACCCCTACAATAATATGCCCTTTCCAAAGATTTCTGTCTCTCCTTCTTTGCAGCCTGCAATAAACCCCAAAAAAAACTTGCCAAAACAGTAAAATGAAAGTATATAGTAAGTGTCTTCTTCAAAAATAGAAAAGGAGAAATATGAAAAAATTCTGTCTGATTGCTTTATGGTTAATTATCTTCACAAAAATAAGTTATGCTATGATGACTCAAACGATAGATAGCAGTGGAGATGTCGGAAAATACACATCTTTGTGTGCACATTGTGCCGGTATATTTCACGACTATTTTTCCGATTCCGGGTTTGCCGCAAGTTATTACGATGAAACTAATGGCAATCTTAAATTTATTAATGATATAGGCGCATTCTGGAATAGCCTATCCCCTATAGTTGTAGACAGTACGGGAGACGTTGGAAGATTTACTTCAACTACGGCATGGAATGATTCTTCAGGACTCCCGATTAAAGAAAGTATTTTGATTGGTTACTACGATGTTACTAATGGAGACTTGAAATGCGCATGGAGAAAGAGTTATTTATCCGACACCTTTAAATTATCCATTATAGACAGCGCAGGAGATGTTGGTCAATTCACTTCGATTTACGTGGATACGTTAAATAAAACACCTTATATAAGTTATTATGATGCGATTAACGGGGATTTGAAGTTGGCTTATTTTAAAGATTCTGCGTGGAGCATTCAAAAAATAGATACTGCCGGAGATGTTGGAAAATATAACTCTATAGATGGATATGCGGATACAATCACTATTAGTTATTATGACAGCACTAATGGAGATTTGAAATTAGCCAAATATAACGGAACAAACTGGCAAATTGAAAAAGCGGATACGGCGGGAGATGTTGGAAAATACAGTTTTATATCTTTTTCTTCATGGTGGACCAGAATAGAT
Coding sequences within:
- a CDS encoding T9SS type A sorting domain-containing protein, which gives rise to MKKFCLIALWLIIFTKISYAMMTQTIDSSGDVGKYTSLCAHCAGIFHDYFSDSGFAASYYDETNGNLKFINDIGAFWNSLSPIVVDSTGDVGRFTSTTAWNDSSGLPIKESILIGYYDVTNGDLKCAWRKSYLSDTFKLSIIDSAGDVGQFTSIYVDTLNKTPYISYYDAINGDLKLAYFKDSAWSIQKIDTAGDVGKYNSIDGYADTITISYYDSTNGDLKLAKYNGTNWQIEKADTAGDVGKYSFISFSSWWTRIDYYDETNGDLKETWKNKDSLNWQFYKRDTTGDVGLFANFGRNGYFSDLCYYDKTNGDLKMLNWGIADTAGDVGGYPSGVSFFGGTAVVYYDFTNKHLKKAAYFEIGVEEEKLNPAKTGFNLEVIKNKISLSVPNDYYPNVLITIYDLTGRLKSTVYSGTLSKGDYTFTPNIKKSGIYFVQLTAVCHSDTERSEGEESNIIKITKKLVLLK